TCTTGCCCACGTCGTAATGGGGAATGAATAGTCATATACTTTTAGCTATGAAAATCCCGGGACTACGCTACTACCTATTCCCTATGACAAATAATGTTTGTCTAAATTTATAACGTCTGTCAAATCAAGGACGcaacatataaaaatatattcataCTAGATATAATGATGCTAATTTGATGTTATAAATACTATTGATTTTtataactagtccatcaacccatgcTCCAACATGagctaatgtttttagaagctattgtatttaaaaattatttagaaattaaactcctagctaataatcaaaattatttacctaccgctctcttatttttcaatacttcaacataatacttatatagatatatacctatctttatccagttatgattgatttttaattaataattactctatgcacattttcatccatattcgtactttttccattttgtatcacatgTTCAATCctcatacattatgtttagcatacaaatcaatatttttcatcgattcctcacatacaatAATAAATGGTCTAAATAGTGGCACTCACcatatgtatatactttaaattagtatttttatagtaacaatgacataaataggtaatttagaatcatatattagtttactttttgtatgatgcacatgaagataattaccATCACAATGGTATTCTCTAGATGGAACTCACAATTGTATTCTGAGCCTGTCATCAATTACTTGCTATCCGAGATGCCCGATGATTTTTCTCCGCGCGTGAGGAACTGCAGGATTGCCACGATCGAAGATCGAAGATGGTCGGCGTTAGTTTATCTCCGTGTGTGAGAGTCGGAGATGGCCGGCGTTAGTTTATCTCCGTGCGTGAGAGGCAGCTGTGTGATTATCCTGGTTTTATCTATTTCTAATTTATTTCTAAATCAATGgctgtgatttttttaaaactCCTACCTCGTAATGGGACTATTGCTTTTTATAATGTTAGTGGTGGGAAATTTTGATGCAAATTTAGggagttattttaatttttttataatggtataagtgagtaatttagatgaagattagaggttactttagttaatttatataatggcagaggtgggtaatttagatatgaATCTAGAGGTTACTTtatgctattttcataatagcagaggtggataatttttttagaaaacataatagatccaatggctattaTGATTTTAATCTATCGAATTGATGACtagatgttttatttttttgagagaatttttaggatttctctatgtttctagagtgtccacctaggatcctaggtggcttcatgtggaggcttcaaaaggagcctcctgtttactttaagttatttttaataacgacatacatgggtaatatagataaaattttagaatgacattttaagttatgctttataatgatgtgtattagtaaattggatgaagattatgatgttattttagattattttttataatagctaagctcggtaatttagatatagggttagagctcatttttgaatattttcacggtgggtaactttttagaaaatataatagatcaatggctatgattattagagtttacaggattggtgtttgatgtttttaaattttatgagaatttatctcttttttctagcttgtctcgtgggaactaatgcggagtctccaatggaaaaaaagagactacattgctacaaaactattaccataagctacctctcgtttgttaaatattcgaacacaatacttatgtagatacatacttaatatcttcatccaattatgatagattttagttagtaattactctataatattttcaaccacatttataatctttaacttttcactttgcatcacaggTATACACTTgaaatttgtttaatgaactctaagtttgagatacaattttagcatagaaatctatattctcatcactttatattcTTATAGATGGTAACACatatcatgcgtatagaccttaattgttatatcgtataccaatagtaaaagatatatagtaaaagatatagacgatttagaatcatatattgttgtatatttttaattaaggttatttgatttaaatgtagggttacctcatgttatttttaataatggcatgtgtgggtaatatagatgctaatttaaggggttactttaagttttaagttttttaagtaataatggtaggcaattcaattgcaaattagagggttattttaaatattgtttataatggtataagtgggtaatttggattgctttagtttattttatataatggtagatgtggataatttatatatagatttaggggattactttaggctattttcataatggcataggtcggtaattttttagaaaacataatagatccaatgactatgatgatttgaatctattgattgatggtcggatgttttgcttttttttttgagaattttcaggatttctctcttttcgtagagtgtccacctagaaaTCCTAGGTGACTTCACCTGGAAGTTTCGAAAGGAGccttcaattagtaatagtaagattgcgAGACTGATCAACCGACACGTCAAACCAGCCTCCATCGAGATTATTATGGGCCTGTTTAGCTTctacgtgctaaagtttagcacctgtcacatcatcggatgtttggataggagtattaaatataagctaattacaaaactaattgcacagatggagtctaattcgcgctaattaatccatcattagtaaatgggtTCGcttgacgaatctattaagcctcattaatctatgatttgacaatatggtgctacaataaccatttgctaatgatggattaattagttttaatagatcgtctcgcgaattagcctaggggttctacaattaattttataattagctcatatttagtccttataattagcatccgaacatccgatatgatatggttaaagtttagcaactagtatcaaacaccctaTATTAGAGAACACGGTTTCAACCATGACAATCTCCCTCTGCGGAGGAATCCGGCTGATCTTGAACCAATCTGCATGCGGTGGTCTCGTACTCGAAAATCATCTCAAGGTTCTTCGCAAGCCTGTCCTTgtgttgaagttgaagctctTGACACTCCCTGCTCATATATCAATCTCAGCGACACCTGGATGAAGATGAGAATCGACGCCCCTGTTCGACGAATACGAGCGAGCAGCGGCGGCATCGAGCGTGCGGCTGCCGATTTGGGCCGGCAAGGTAGCGAATGAAGACAAGCGGCGGCGGACTCAAGCGACCGTCGAGCAAATCAAGCGGAACGCCGGAGTATCCACGCGCTGCGCTGGAGGGGGGATATGTTGCCTCGCTACTCCAGGGACCCGCTTGctggagtgttttttttcttccttttgccATCGGTTCCTAATTTTTGAGTAGAGGTTGATCAGCAGGGGTCTTGCTGGAGCTGCTCTCAGAAGCTCTAATGTACACtcataaaattaatattatagaAAACCATGAACACTCATTTCTTTCTGAACATGGACAATATGATCCGTGCTGATAGAAGGCAAGCTAAGAATTGACAAATACACACAACTCCAATGATTTACACTTTAGGGACGACGTTTCAGTTGCAGCACCGTACCCAAACGTACAATACACACAGCTCCAATATGCTTTAGGGCCGGTCACTGCTAGCTCCAGAAATTCTTACAGCAACAGTTGTTGTAACAGTATTTATTGATTAAGAAACTCTAGTATATTCTTTTTAGTTTAGATCACTTTATAGTATAGTATCTTTATATATAAACTCTAAATCCTATATGCGTCTCCGAGCTGCAGGTGTGAGGAATCAATGTTGAGTGTATGGCCGGCATCCAGAAATTCCCAGTGTGACTCCTCATGCATGCTCGAGCCACCAAATATCTAGCCCATTGCAAATGCATGGAGATGCCGGTTACATTTCAACGACATCGACCTCGGTGATATCCACGCTGGAGACGCCTTCGGGGCAGAGGATTCCCGTCACTCTGGCCATTTTGTGCTGTGGCATCTGACTTATCTTCAGCCGGTCCTCGTCGCTGAGTTCCCAGTCGAAGATCTCGGTGTTCTCCTTGAGCCTCTCCTGTTTCCAGCTCTTCACCACCATGCTTGCGCCTTGCTCGTAGATCCATCTCAGCGAAATCTGAGGGGGAGAATGTATGCATGCGGATGAGATGTCAGCCACGCTGCTAGCATGATGCTAACAATGATCCGATCCAGTACTGTTAATACACGAGTAATTAAATGGATCACTAAACTGGGATTACGAAGAAATGCAGTCGATACCTGAGCCACCGACTTCCCTCTAGCCTTCGCAATCCCATCTAGAACCTTAGACGGTAGTACTTTGGATCTAAATTGGCCTCCCAAGGGAGAATAAGCAGTCACATGAATACCCTTATCTTTGCAGAACTCAATTAGTTTCCGCTGTTGCCAAGATGGATTTAATTCGACCTGCAAAGTGTAGTCTCATGCATCAGTACCTCTGATATTGTGACATGTGAGACAGTGTGGCTTGAGACTCGAGAACAGAGCCGACCGTGCAttagcacgtttttcattaagaggaggagaaaagttACAACCTAAGGAAATGATGAAACGGGCCGAGAtctagagaaaagaaaagaaacacacacacacacatacatgtGCAGACAATACATTGCAAGGGCTGTGCGACCAAGGGGGAGAGCGCCGAAACTTCTGTGCAAGCGGCAGACTTGAGAACAGAGCCACATACAAATTAAGCAAATAAGTTTTCATCAAATTGGCTCAAGCTCTACTGCTGCTATAGTACATAGTAgcatttttgtttttatttttgtatgaaGTGTAAACATAGTAAGAAATATTTTAACACAGTAAGAAATGCTAGCACTAAAAATAAGCGGAAGTTGTCTAGGAGTTGTATAACAACAAATATTTTAACACAGTAAGAAATGCTAACTAGTGTTTTGAACTAAACAGGTACGATATTTCTCGGTCGTCGTATCAACAGTGAAAAAGAGAACGGCCAGGTGTGACTATTCATCAGTTGATCAGCACGAACCTGATTCACTGCTGGGGGGACATTTGCGGTTGCAAGCAGCTCCTTGAGCTTCCTTGTCGTGAAATTGCTAACGCCGATCATCTTAGCAAGGCCCAGGCGATGGCATTCCTCCATTGCCTGCCAGACGCCGCCCAGGTCCATCGGCACCATGTCCTCCCTCTTCATTGGGAAGTGGGGCTTGCTTGGTTTTACAGCCATGGGCCAATGGACCAGGTACAAATCCACATATTCCATTTGAAGGTTCCTACAGATCGATGAAGAGATAAATAAAGGAACCTTCCCTGAGCTTGACATCAAAGCACAGCCTATTTTTTGTGCAATTGGTACTCCCAGCCGCCGCAGAATCGATTAGCAATTTAGCATTCTAAAGGAGAAGCGAACTCAATTTTGACGAAAGCTTACTGCAAACTCTCCCTGAGGGAAGGGAGCACGAGCTCCGGGTGGCACTGCGTGCACCACACCTTGGTCGTCACGAACACCTCCTCCCTGGACGCCACGACAccgcggcgcgccgcctcgGCCACGGCCTCGCCGACGGCCCGCTCGGAGCGGTAGAGCGAAGCGGTGTCGAGGTGGCGGTAGCCGAGCTCcagcgcggcgaggacggcggccctGACATCTTCCTCCACGAGCGGGAACGATGCCGTGCCGAGCCCCACCGCCGGCACCGGCCGCCCGGCAGGGCCCGCTGGAAACTCTGGGATCTTGGGGGAGCGAGCGCTGGCCATCCGTGGTGGCGATGCCatgggcgccggcgcgccgccgcctgcgcgctCTCCTTTCTCTGCTTGGTCAGCTGATTCCACGGCCGTGCCGTCGGGCGAGGAGAGTTGACTGAACCGGGGGCTTCCAACGCAATtacgaaaaaaaaaatcccaaaagAAAACGAGCCTCATGACTCGTGAGTCGCGCGAGACGTATAAAATAACCATCGGGCCGGCAGGCAGGTAGTTACACATTGGTTCCTTCACCGAGCACTGTGTTACCTCACCGAGCAACGATAAAGAATGAGCGTAGAGGTTTGGTTTTCTTGTCTGGGCACCTCAAAATCTGTGTGGACGAGTTTTAGCTTGCTTCCGTGGAAGAGCAAAATTAGCTCGGGCGAGCTCCTCGTTGCTCGCGAGGCAAGCAGAGATTGAGAGAACAAAGGTGCCAGTTTCAATCTGGCTGACATGCGGTCGAACAGATCGAGCCAACGATTTGGGCATCATTCGGTGTAAGTTAGACAGCATCACTCGGTTTTGTTTGGCAGAATGCTGGCGAGTACGATAAATGGGCCACAAACGCGTGCGTTCAAGAAACAAAGCCCAATTGACTACTCTCTCTATCAATAACTATAATTAAGTCCGGTAAATCAAactattttaaatttgatcagaTGTCCCTTTTGAAActtccaggtgaagccacctagaattcctaggtggacactctagaaaaagagagaaatcctagaaattcttaaaaaaagcaaaacatccgaccatcaatcgatagattcaaatcatcataccattggatctattatatttttttaaaaaattatccacctatactattatgaaaatagcctaaagtaacctcctaaatctatatataaattacccacctctgccattatataaaataaactaaagtaacctctaatcttcatccaaattacccacttataccattataaataatatttaaaatacccccctaatttgcaattgaattgcctaaaaaacttaaagtaaccccttaaattagtatctatattacccacacatgctattattaaaaataacatgaggtaatcCTACATTtaaatcaaataaccttaattaaaaatatacaacattatatgattctaaatcatctatatcttccactattggtatacgatataacaattaaggtctatacgcataatgtgtgtcaccatttataaggatataaagtgatgagaatatagatttctatgcttaAATTGtgtctcaaacttagggttcattaaacaaattcaagcacatatctgtgatgcaaagtgaaaagttaaatattataaatgtggttgaaaatattatagagtaactaactaaaatctatcacaattggatgaagatattaagtatatatctaaataagtattgtgttcaaatatttaacaaacgagaggtagcttatggaaatagttttgtagtaatgtagtctcattttttttcattggagactccgcattagttcccatgagacaagctagaaaaaagagacaaattctcataaaaatttaaaacatcaaacaccaatcctgtaaactctaataatcatagccattgatctattatattttctaaaaagttacccaccattgtcattgtgaaaatattaaaaaatgagctctaaacctatctataaattaccgagctcagctattataaaaaataatctaaaataaccccataattttcatccaatttactaatacacatcattataaagaataacttaaaatgtcattctaaaatttaatctatattacccatgtgtgtcgttattaaaaataacctaaagtgaACAGGAGccttcttttgaagcctccacacgaagccacctaggatcctaggtggacactctagaaaaatggagaaatcctagaaattctctcaaaaaaacaaaacatctggCCATCAATTCGATAAATTAAAATCAtaatagccattggatctattatgttttgtaaaaaattacccacctctgccattagaAAAATAGCATAAAGTAACCCCTAGATtcatatctaaattacccacctctgccattatataaattaactaaagtaacctctaatcttcatctaaattactcacctataccattatgaaaaaataaaataactccctaaatttgcatcaaaattgcccaccactaacaTTATAAAAAGCAATAGTCCAATTACCCATATGAGGTAggagttttaaaaaaaatcacacccattgatttaattaaaaaaatcagaaatggaTAAAATCACGATAATCACAGAGCTGCCTCTCACGCACGGAGATAAACTAGCGCCGGCCATCTCCGATCGTGGCAATCCTGCAGTTCCTCGCGCGCGGAGAAAAATCATCGGGCATCTCGGATAGCAAGTAATTGATGACAGGCTTAGCATATGCAGTTTCATGTAGAGAATATAATTGTGAGTTCCATCTAGAGAATACCATTGTGATGGTACAGAAATATCAAAgagtaaactaatatataattctaaattatctatttatgtccttgttaatataaaaatactaatttaaagtatatacacatgataagtgccaccatttagactatttatacatgtatgtgaggaatcgatgaaaaatattgatttgtatgctaaacataatgtatggaggattggaggtgtgatacaaaatggaaaaagtacgaatatggataaaaacgtgcatagagtaattattaattaaaaatcaatcataacTGGACAAAATAGGTACATATATAAGTATTacgttgaagtattgaaaaataagagagtagtagataaacaattttgattattagttaggagtttaatttctaaataatttccaaatacaataccttctaaaaacattagctCGTGTAGGAGTATGGGTTGATGGACTAATGGGAGTACGGGTTGATCGACGTCCTAATTAGGGATAAGTCAGACAATGAATTTATATTGCGTGGTCAGCTACCGTACGTTCTAGCTCTGCTTACGTACGTTGCGCGATCGCCAACACAATGGCGCAATGCGGCTCTGGAAGCCTGCATGCGAAACACGAGACTCGGGTGGACTAGCAGCCTGCCGGCTAGCTGCCGCTCTTAAGTTCCGAGGGAAGGCTGGTCATCGCGGCACGCGAACCTGCTCTGCACCCACACGCAACAAGTGCCACGCGACGCACCAGCGCACCTGCAGGCGTGCGGGCGGAGGCTACACATGGCCTCGGCGGGCAGGACGGCcactgcggcggcggtgccggaggATGTGCCCCTACGTTCCAGCGCCGCGAGGCCGATGCCGGCCGTCGGAATGGGCACGGCGTCGCCGACCCCCGTGGCGCACGAGGCCACCAAGGAGGCGGTGCTGGCGGCCATCGAGGTGGGGTTCCGCCACCTCGACACCGCCTGCATGTACGGCACGGAGAGGCCGCTCGGCGAGGCCGTGGCGGAGGCGGTGCGGCGCGGGCTCGTCCAGTCCCGGGAGGAGCTGTTCGTCACCTCCAAGCTGTGGTGCACGCAGAACCACCCGGACCtcgtgctcccctccctccgggAGACCCTCAAGTAAGATTATTCCCGGGCCGATTGATGTGAAATTTCTGAAAACTAATCTTTCCTCGTGCGTGCCGTGGGAGCAGGAACCTGCAGATGGAGTACCTGGACCTGTACCTGATCCACTGGCCGGTCTCCATCAAGCCCATGCCAATAACTTTCCCGAACAAGAAGGAGGACGCCGTGCCGTTCGACGTCGAGGGCGTGTGGCGCGCGATGGAGGAGTGCCAGCGTCTGGGCCTTGCCAAGGCGATCGGCGTCAGCAACTTCACCACCAGGCACCTCGACAAGCTCCTGGCCGTCGCCACCATCCCTCCCGCCGTGAACCAGGTGGAGCTGAACCCGGCGTGGCAGCAGCGCACGCTGAGGGCCTACTGCGCCGAGAAGGGCATCCACGTCGCGGCGTACTCGCCGCTGGGAGGTCAGAACTGGTCCGGATCCGGGGAAGGCAACGCCGTGCTGGAGTCCGAGGTGCTCGCGGAGATAGCCAAAGCAAGAGGGAAAACCGTGGCACAGGTACGCGGCTAGTCCATGTTGACTTCGTTCATCGTCATCCCTGAAGTGCGGCGGCGCTCCGATCCGGTTGTTTGGTCCACGACTCCATGCTTCGTTTTCACTTGCCTACTCAATGTTGTCCAGGACCCTATAATTTTTTGTTGAGACTGATAGGGtaactgccgccgccgcttgtaCAGCGTCATTGCTAGCTCTGGTCTTTGTTCTATCCCTTTGTGTTAAATATTCTCCTTTGTAACACCACTATTCCCTCTCAGGTGTCGTTGAGATGGACACATGAGCAGGGAGTGACTTGGATCGTCAAGAGCTACAACAAGGAGAGGCTCGAGGAAAACATCGACATCTTCGGCTGGGAGCTGACCGATGAAGACCGGCACAAGATCAGCCAGATCCCGCAGAAGAAGTGTGTCACGGCTACAGCCCTGTTCTCGCCGGAGGGCGAGTTCCCGTCGGTTGGTCTTTCGGACATGGACATTGTAGAGGAATAGGTATACCGATGAAGGAAAATGGCCTGCCTTTGTGTCTCTACATCTGAATAAAAAAAGTCCACTGATGTGTTCATGCCCTTCACTTCGTCCTACTGAAATCTGGTGACGCTGACAGTTCAGTAAAGATTGTAACCGCCGCCATTTTCGGACGTGCACACATCTGGGCGTTTGTGTGGCCCATTTAGGGCGGACAGCCGTTTGTCTAAACTGGGCTAGGCTTCTCGGAGAATCCAGCCCAAAATCACAGAGCTCGTGCGTGTGCGTGCTACTCGGACAGTACTGGTCTGGTAGTTTTCTGACTGAAATTGGGACAGTTTCGTTCACTTTTGTCCTCCTTTGTTTAAAATCATAAACTTTCATAGAGAACAGGAGGCCTCACATTCAAATTACTGCTAACCCATGTCAATTCTCAAACAAGGCTTGTGGAGCGTAGGCTCCACATGGACCACATACATTCACAACCATCCTCACATTCAGACCACAGGTCAACAACTCAACAAACAAGTTAGTTCCGTTCCAGAATGCACTTATCAAACCAAATGGTAACAACTAGCCAAGCACACACCAGAGTTTTCTTAAGTCTGCGGCAACACTGCATCTTACATCAGACTAAACATTTCAATGAGCTGactgcatagaaaaaaaatattctagcCGGTAAATTTGATCACTTCGACTGAAAAGGAATAGCTAGCCAAGCACAGGTCCAATGCAGCATCCACCTTCTGGCTTCTAGTCAGAACTCAGAACCAGCAGCATGGCACAAAAGCATCTAGAACGTGCAGCTTATTCAAATGCATCTAGAACATGCAGCTTATTCAAATCCCTGCAATCAGATTAAGAGTGAGAAATCATGATTGCCACACTAGCTAAACCATTAAGCTCAAAGCTGTATATGATTGGGGGGAAAAAGTGAAAGTTGGACATACAATCTGTTTGCTTTGGAGCTATAGGTGTGGTGTGCAACACTATGGAAACAAATATGTGGATCCTTAATGCTCGCATCATGATCATATAGTTAGGGGAAAGTCCATACTGCTCAAACTATCCAAAGATCAACTCCTACAGTCTCAACTACGAACTGGTTGAGTTATCCCCTAGTTGTAGCTACGAAGAAAAGGAACATTGTACTTTGCATAAATCACCGAATCTTGGGATATAGATTAACTGATTTAGTGCTACTAGCCAACCATTGATTGTGCATGCTTTACAATATTGACAGTGGTTGCTAAAATGATGGAAATCATCCTTTCTCATATCACCAACAGGCAAAAGGTAGCAACCATGACTGTTGTTTAAACCACATAAAGCGAACCCAGAAATCAAAAGGTCATGCATGCAcactataaaaaaaaacaagtgaaACACTTGCTGTTCTCATCCAGGATGGCTatctacattttttttataagggATGGTTCTCTACATTTAAAATTATAACTACGAGTTTACTGAGCTATGCAGATAATTGGAAAGGCATTACTATAGTCtatgtgtcggtgttttatatccggcaacctaccgaggggtatcccgaggtagtagattggtcggtgggggatcgccggatctggaagttgatggtaaaagcgaggacacaaaaCACATATTTATACAGGCTCGGGCCAccaaagtagcgtaataccctacgtcctatttggggtgttgtatattgcgccctgtaCTTgcgtgttgtttggtgttgaggatttggtcctctgttatgGTTCTATGTGATCTTCgtctaccgatctagggacccatgccctcctttatatacttaggGGGTGGGATTCCTAGGAGTTCTAGTAAGGTTACAGGGTATGAGTcttagtaggattataggggaatcctagtaggagtccgtcttcttccttccttgcgggtattggggatttatccccgacaagcccccaagcgctttatagtcgaatgcagcagtctccgagtacttttcagatcctcgtcgagtagtttagtgcttctcgagtactttgtctggctgaatcttcaaagttcttcaaagTTGCCATGAAGCTATGGTGcactcaagcccttgatcatcttgattttgtaatcttcatctttgctgACATGGAGGGCagcggaagtcgcactccatatggagtatccTCCGaatcttaggttgaatcgaaaaatcaggctgagggtcaataaaatcttgaatcttctttcatcttgaaaaaatcaactattcggtgtagcttatcaaccccgagccttgaaatgattaaataatcaatctaaGGGTCTAGAGAGTAGTTTTGCGGTgtcacgcaagtcatcatctaAGTAGTTTTGTGGCGTCCAACACCGAGCTTTTAGGCCAGGTGAGCTGTAGGAGCCAtgttgagtagttattggcgccCAGCCCGAGCCACTAGAGGTAttctgagtagtaattggcgcttagcctcCAAGTTTGGAAGCTACCTGAGctattggaggtacgctgagcatcCTGGAGAGTCGACTCTGAAGCTTGACttgaaaaagagatgcatacattatatagcatatttgtagaatactgaaactactgaaatttatttagtgataAATGTAAATATTTTGTGTCGTGCTCTTGTTTTGGTCATATTTCTCctaagtagttagcctgttacgtttagactctcagtccctgtttagccattgcctctgcgtgtgagatctttgtctcgtgtacgcgtattgACACTGCTTCTACGCGTTTGAGATCTCTGTCTCGTGTACAagtcctagcatttaggcatgacagaagatccgaggctttcacatattaaggcgtgttctactcGAGAACATTAGTGACCATTAAGAGTAGATAttgaaaataagtagtcaaCATTGCAACAAAAAGACTGCATGATTACACATAGAGAGTTTTCTTTCCTTCGGCGAGGAGAGCGTGTGTTGTTGCACACATGATTTGtacctccttagggtgtagccgttgtgCGCCTTCAGCACTCAGTGCACTAAATCCGTGGCCATAGCGTCCGAAATTTGATGTACCAAGTCTGTTGGCGGAGCTTCCAGAACTCAGTACACAAAACtcgtggctatagcctccgtaattcggtgtaccaagcccattgCTGTCGGTTAACATGCCCCAGAAATAATtagcaaagtgtagctctggagggtaatttctaTCGAGAGGTGTACACAAAAAAGTACT
This portion of the Setaria viridis chromosome 7, Setaria_viridis_v4.0, whole genome shotgun sequence genome encodes:
- the LOC117863539 gene encoding deoxymugineic acid synthase 1-D isoform X1 encodes the protein MASPPRMASARSPKIPEFPAGPAGRPVPAVGLGTASFPLVEEDVRAAVLAALELGYRHLDTASLYRSERAVGEAVAEAARRGVVASREEVFVTTKVWCTQCHPELVLPSLRESLQNLQMEYVDLYLVHWPMAVKPSKPHFPMKREDMVPMDLGGVWQAMEECHRLGLAKMIGVSNFTTRKLKELLATANVPPAVNQVELNPSWQQRKLIEFCKDKGIHVTAYSPLGGQFRSKVLPSKVLDGIAKARGKSVAQISLRWIYEQGASMVVKSWKQERLKENTEIFDWELSDEDRLKISQMPQHKMARVTGILCPEGVSSVDITEVDVVEM
- the LOC117863539 gene encoding probable NAD(P)H-dependent oxidoreductase 1 isoform X2, encoding MASPPRMASARSPKIPEFPAGPAGRPVPAVGLGTASFPLVEEDVRAAVLAALELGYRHLDTASLYRSERAVGEAVAEAARRGVVASREEVFVTTKVWCTQCHPELVLPSLRESLQNLQMEYVDLYLVHWPMAVKPSKPHFPMKREDMVPMDLGGVWQAMEECHRLGLAKMIGVSNFTTRKLKELLATANVPPAVNQISLRWIYEQGASMVVKSWKQERLKENTEIFDWELSDEDRLKISQMPQHKMARVTGILCPEGVSSVDITEVDVVEM
- the LOC117863541 gene encoding NAD(P)H-dependent 6'-deoxychalcone synthase; this translates as MASAGRTATAAAVPEDVPLRSSAARPMPAVGMGTASPTPVAHEATKEAVLAAIEVGFRHLDTACMYGTERPLGEAVAEAVRRGLVQSREELFVTSKLWCTQNHPDLVLPSLRETLKNLQMEYLDLYLIHWPVSIKPMPITFPNKKEDAVPFDVEGVWRAMEECQRLGLAKAIGVSNFTTRHLDKLLAVATIPPAVNQVELNPAWQQRTLRAYCAEKGIHVAAYSPLGGQNWSGSGEGNAVLESEVLAEIAKARGKTVAQVSLRWTHEQGVTWIVKSYNKERLEENIDIFGWELTDEDRHKISQIPQKKCVTATALFSPEGEFPSVGLSDMDIVEE